A stretch of DNA from Candidatus Ryanbacteria bacterium CG10_big_fil_rev_8_21_14_0_10_43_42:
GAGGCGCTTGGCGTGTGTCCGTATAATTGTGCCAGCAGTTTGCCGGTAGAAGCACTGGCGTATGGTTATACCAGTGGAAATATGAGCGGAGATCCGATTGCCATTAATCTCAATACCATAGGAAATGTTAGTGCGCCATTCAGTGCACCTGCCGTTGATACGCAAGATGTATGTACGGCGGCGCGGGGGATTTTGGATGGAGCGGGCGCGCGGTTGTTGGACGTACTTAATATGAAGCATGTTGCTTCGGTGATATTAAACGGATGTTAAACAGCGAGAATGCGCTAACGGAAAGATGATGTACTATGTGTATATAATTGAATGTATGGACGGAAGTCTTTATACCGGGTTTACTACGGATCCGGCACGTCGCTTTAAAGAACATGAAGCGGGAATGGGAAGTAAATATACCGGAGTACACAGACCTCGCAAACTTGTACACACCGAATCATTTTCTACGCGCAGTCTTGCCATGAAGCGTGAAGCAGAAATTAAATCATGGCCGCGGGGAAAGAAAGTAGCATTAATTATGACACATTAAATATATGAAATCTTTGCGGTATAACATGCTCTCTATGGCGGTCTTTGCCGGAATAATATTTCCCGGGGGTGTTTTTGCGGCAGATGTTTTTGAGATATCGGGATGGATTCCGTATTGGCGATCAGAACAGGGCGTTGAAAACATTCTTCCCAACCTGGGAACCGTGACGGAGGTAAATCCTTTTATGTACGGTGTACGTGAAGACGGAACATTGCGTGCAGAATCTTCCCTGGAAAAACCGGAATGGGTACGGCTTAAGGAAGAAGTGCAAAAACAGCAGGTATATTTTGTGCCGACTATTCTTTGGAGCGATGCGGATGCGATTCATGCAACATTGAGCGACAGTGGAAATCGTGCAAAGCATATTGCAGGTATTATGGCGGAGGTGTCGCAATATGGTCTGGATGGTATTGATATCGACTACGAAAGAAAGTATGCTTCCACGCGACCATATTTTTCTTTGTTTTTAAAGGAACTTAATGAAGCGCTCGGAACAAAAATGCTTCAATGTACCATAGAAGCGCGGACACCGCTGGAGGACCGGTATTCATCTCCGGAATCCATCCCGCCGGATATTGAATATGCTAATGAATACAGTGATATCAACCGATATTGCGATCGCGTGCGTATTATGGCGTATGATCAGGGGCGTATTGATCTTACCTTAAACAAAAAAAGCGCCGGACCTTACATACCTGTTGCGGATACGGCGTGGGCGGAAAAGGTAATACGTCTTGCGCTTAAGGATATTTCGGCCGACAAGATGGTGTTGGGTATTCCCACATACGGCTATGAATATAATATGGTTTTTAATGCGGAAACCAACGGCATATCTTATGAACGCGTGACATCATTTAATCCCGCTTATGCGCAAGAACTTTCGGAGAAACTAAACAAAACGCCGATACGTAATTCCGCCGGCGAGTTATTTATTTTGTATACGACAGCGGAACTGCCGGAAAATAAAGGCGCGCTTTCGCCCGCCCGCGTGCGCATTCTTTCATGGGGAGATGCTAAAACGGCACAAATGAAAATCGATCTTGCGGAAAAATTAGGCATTCGCGGAGTTGCTGTTTTTAAAATAGACGGCGAGCAGGATCCCGGATTGTGGGACGTTCTTAAAAAAGCGAAAGAGAACGTTTCGGTTTCCGCCGAATCGTCATATGAGGCGCTGTTAAGCGGTGCGGATCTTATGTATGGCATGCGAACAGAGCGCGTGCGATTATTACAAATGTTTTTAAATAAGCAGGGATATGCCGTAGCTTCTGTTGGCGGAGGATCCGCAGGAAATGAAACCGTATTTTTTGGACCGGCAACGCGAGCGGCTCTTATTCGATTTCAAAAGGCGCAGGGTATACAGCCGGCAGTGGGGTATTTTGGTCCGATTACGCGAAGTGCCATGAAGGCCTTATAGGGCTTGCTTTTTATATTTTTTGTGATAGAATCTTTGTAGAGGCCATGTGCGGGCGGAGTTTCCTCACCTACCTGGTCCGTTCTCCGCCCGTTTTTTTTAAAGTCCTTGCATGAAAGGGCTTTTCTTTTTGTTTGAAAATAGGTATATAATAGACGTATAACACGCATAAGTATCACATAAATATGAAGACGAAATTGCCGGTTTCTTTTAA
This window harbors:
- a CDS encoding endonuclease, with protein sequence MYYVYIIECMDGSLYTGFTTDPARRFKEHEAGMGSKYTGVHRPRKLVHTESFSTRSLAMKREAEIKSWPRGKKVALIMTH